TCATGACACAGGAGCTGGCGGACGCCTTCGCCACCGGCATCGCCGACCACCCGGAGGACTGGCACATGTTGCAGCGCTTGTGGCTCGCGGACCTGGAACCCCGCCCGTCGGACGGGGACGCCGCGTGAGAATCGGCATCGTCTGCCCCTACTCCTGGGACGTTCCCGGCGGCGTCCAGTTCCACATCCGCGACCTCGCCGAGTACTTCATCCGGCTCGGCCACGAGGTGTCCGTGCTGGCCCCGGCCGACGACGACACCCCGCTGCCCCCCTACGTCGTCTCGGCCGGCCGCGCGGTCCCGGTTCCGTACAACGGCTCCGTGGCGCGCCTCAACTTCGGCTTCCTGTCGGCCGCGCGCGTGCGGCGCTGGCTGCACGACGGGGCGTTCGACGTCGTCCACATCCACGAGCCGACCTCGCCCTCGCTCGGCCTGCTGACCTGCTGGGCCGCCTCGGGCCCGATCGTGGCCACCTTCCACACGTCCAACCCGCGCTCGCGGGCCATGATCGCCGCGTACTCCATCCTCCAGGCCGCCCTGGAGAAGATCAGCGCGCGGATCGCGGTCAGCGAGTACGCCCGGCGGACGCTGGTGGAACACCTCGGCGGGGACGCGGTCGTCATCCCCAACGGCGTCGACGTCGACTTCTTCGCCAAGGCCGAGCCCCGTCCCGAGTGGCAGGGCGGCACCATCGGCTTCGTCGGACGCATCGACGAGCCCCGCAAGGGCCTGCCCGTGCTGATGCGGGCCCTGCCGAAGATCTTCGCCGAGCGCCCGGACGCCCGGC
This Streptomyces sp. NBC_00377 DNA region includes the following protein-coding sequences:
- a CDS encoding glycosyltransferase family 4 protein; its protein translation is MRIGIVCPYSWDVPGGVQFHIRDLAEYFIRLGHEVSVLAPADDDTPLPPYVVSAGRAVPVPYNGSVARLNFGFLSAARVRRWLHDGAFDVVHIHEPTSPSLGLLTCWAASGPIVATFHTSNPRSRAMIAAYSILQAALEKISARIAVSEYARRTLVEHLGGDAVVIPNGVDVDFFAKAEPRPEWQGGTIGFVGRIDEPRKGLPVLMRALPKIFAERPDARLFVAGRGDEKEAVENLPKELHARVEFLGMVSDEDKARFLRSVDLYVAPNTGGESFGIILVEAMSAGAPVLASDLDAFAQVLDQGAAGELFANEDADALAEAAVRLLGDPERRAELRERGSAHVRRFDWSTVGADILSVYETVTAGAAAVAAEDDRGSVGLRARLGLARD